From one Liolophura sinensis isolate JHLJ2023 chromosome 10, CUHK_Ljap_v2, whole genome shotgun sequence genomic stretch:
- the LOC135476923 gene encoding kyphoscoliosis peptidase-like, producing the protein MPEQFLTPFVTPDQKRSFPKAVTEAFFRSSKLRAKVKQLRRALSVKKKSVDLSCYSPIISKSGDCHGSYYLQASTLALTQSTSGQRESSAETVNRLESAMKSLSTTDLTVTFDKVAVDADIYTQKYNKLQGINLRKQCHSFQHDSTATCVVELFPDENICEDISSKQTSNVKEILAEPALSKPAVRPSATLKRDLYSDVTKFKHLDSHAIQVARHHYTDSSKLVRDLTENCKTELDKARVLFKWMIAMEQKNASKKPQGGPNVIGHGGVQCQILFNNLCRQAGMHSEIIVGYSKGAGHKPGMPLDHKSHRNSWNAVAVDGTWRFVNCTWAARHMTGSEKSSSRLLHKYDEFYFLTDPEEHIYQHFPDDPKWQLLDKTLSFEEFTNLPSVKSPYFKHGLQFSYVTPSLLKTENNSVEINLDALEHLKFESRLEMCESPLEQVTNHVLQRRVGSQIILTVVPPQPGSYYLSVYAGDSCTSDVLECVFCLRILHAPVCVYAESPKSITYPPVSTLGSTSLMSTLGVSTNSHHDPLVNMVNNTIRIDFNVRDDIKFTHTLQFYDSDSDSLLDIDRYAFPTIRTHSELSYSVACPRKGSYIFSLYGATRDSNTYDCLFQYLLVCSSDNLSYLSFPKSYNSWRDSSLLSPLHGELVQDTEYTFGVSVKKALKVFVVIGLEKYPLQKVEDSEWFGKVLTGDASPIATVIAEYMSETGNPFFTRLLEYDIL; encoded by the exons ATGCCTGAGCAATTTCTCACTCCATTCGTCACTCCAGACCAGAAGAGGAGCTTCCCAAAAGCCGTGACTGAGGCCTTTTTTCGGAGCTCAAAACTTAGAGCTAAAGTCAAGCAACTAAGACGGGCTTTGTCTGTCAAAAAGAAATCAGTTGACCTTTCCTGTTATTCACCTATTATTTCTAAG agCGGAgattgccatggtagttattaTCTGCAAGCATCCACACTTGCCTTAACACAATCAACTTCCGGTCAGAGAGAGTCATCAGCGGAAACTGTAAACCGTCTTGAAAGTGCGATGAAATCGCTGTCAACCACTGATCTGACTGTAACCTTTGACAAAGTGGCAGTCGACGCGGACATTTACACGCAGAAGTATAACAAGTTGCAGGGGATAAACTTGAGAAAGCAATGCCATTCCTTTCAGCATGACAGTACCGCCACATGTGTTGTTGAGCTCTTCCCAGACGAAAACATCTGTGAAGACATAAGTTCCAAACAG ACATCGAATGTTAAGGAAATCCTTGCCGAACCCGCTCTATCGAAGCCTGCTGTCCGTCCATCTGCTACACTGAAAAGGGATCTCTATTCAGATGTCACAAAGTTTAAGCATCTAGACAGCCACGCAATACAG GTGGCCAGGCATCACTACACTGACAGCAGCAAGCTGGTGAGAGACTTGACGGAAAATTGCAAAACTGAACTAGACAAAGCAAG aGTTCTCTTCAAATGGATGATTGCCATGGAGCAGAAAAATGCAAGTAAAAAACCACAGGGTGGTCCAAACGTCATCGGACATGGAGGGGTTCAATGTCAGATACTTTTCAACAATCTCTGCAG ACAAGCAGGAATGCATTCAGAAATCATCGTGGGATACTCAAAAGGGGCCGGTCATAAACCCGGCATGCCCCTTGATCACAAGTCACACAGGAATTCCTGGAACGCTGTTGCTGTTGACGGTACGTGGAGGTTCGTCAATTGCACGTGGGCCGCTCGTCACATGACAGGAAGTGAAAAGAGTTCATCTCGGCTTCTACACAAATATGACGAGTTCTATTTTCTCACTGACCCCGAGGAACACATTTATCAGCATTTTCCTGATGACCCAAAGTGGCAGCTTCTCGATAAGACACTGAGTTTTGAGGAATTCACCAACTTGCCGTCTGTGAAGTCACCATATTTCAAGCATGGCCTGCAGTTTTCTTATGTCACACCCTCCCTACTGAAAACGGAAAATAATTCCGTTGAAATAAACCTAGATGCATTAGAACATTTGAAATTCGAATCACGACTGGAAATGTGCGAGTCACCGCTTGAACAGGTTACAAACCATGTGCTTCAGCGCCGTGTTGGGAGTCAGATTATTTTGACAGTTGTGCCACCACAGCCGGGATCTTACTACCTGTCCGTGTACGCCGGGGATAGCTGCACATCTGATGTGTTGGAGTGTGTCTTCTGCCTTCGTATTCTGCACGCTCCAGTTTGTGTGTATGCGGAGTCACCTAAATCTATTACTTACCCACCCGTGTCAACACTGGGATCAACTTCACTGATGTCCACACTGGGTGTGTCCACAAACTCACACCACGACCCTCTAGTCAATATGGTTAACAACACCATTCGAATTGACTTTAACGTCAGGGACGATATAAAGTTCACGCATACGCTTCAGTTCTATGACAGTGATAGCGACTCCCTCTTGGACATTGACAGGTACGCCTTTCCTACAATCAGGACACACTCTGAGCTGTCGTACTCCGTGGCTTGTCCCAGAAAAGGCTCTTACATCTTTAGTCTGTACGGAGCCACCAGAGACTCCAACACGTATGACTGTCTATTCCAATACCTACTCGTGTGCTCTTCAGATAACCTCAGTTATTTGAGCTTCCCCAAATCTTACAACAGTTGGCGTGACAGCTCATTGTTATCCCCTTTGCACGGAGAACTTGTACAGGACACGGAATACACATTCGGCGTGAGTGTGAAGAAAGCTTTAAAGGTCTTCGTTGTAATCGGTTTGGAGAAATATCCATTACAGAAGGTGGAGGACAGCGAGTGGTTTGGAAAAGTTTTAACAGGAGATGCTTCGCCCATTGCCACTGTCATAGCCGAATATATGTCTGAGACTGGAAATCCCTTTTTCACACGACTGTTGGAATATGATATCCTCTAA